DNA sequence from the Penaeus monodon isolate SGIC_2016 chromosome 28, NSTDA_Pmon_1, whole genome shotgun sequence genome:
tAANNNNNNNNNNNNNNNNNNNNNNNNNNNNNNNNNNNNNNNNNNNNNNNNNNNNNNNNNNNNNNNNNNNNNNNNNNNNNNNNNNNNNNNNNNNNNNNNNNNNNNNNNNNNNNNNNNNNNNNNNNNNNNNNNNNNNNNNNNNNCTCTCTCTCAGTTTTATTACAAAAACCGAAGATTATCTCAGATTATCTCTCTTGCCGTTCTCTTCAGATCTTCACTTTTCNNNNNNNNNNNNNNNNNNNNNNNNNNNNNNNNNNTTATCTTTCTGTGTCTTcgtaacttttttcttcttattcgtcCTCTACTTATTCTCCTTCATCATACTTCCTTTGTCATTTTCTTCCCCGACATCGTAACTTCTTCCGTCATCGTATATCCTTCatcatattttctcttcatttactactgtcatcatcattttcttctgaaTCATCGAAATGTTTCATCACTTTCTtctgtcatatttttttaattttcttctgtcatattttctcatcattttttgtcatatatatatatttttttaaatattcttcttttatatttttttcatcattttcttctgaaTCTTCATAATATTTCATCACTTTCTTCTGTCATATTGTTCATATtcgtttttttcataattttttctgtcttacattttttcattatactatatatataattatatctatcttcatttttaatttttttttatcattttttaacattttttttatttttttttcatcttttctgtatctttattttttttatttcttttcatcattttcgaatatcattttttcatcattttcttcttctttttccttctgtcattttttttttttttcataattttcatatgtcatcttttttcatcattttcttctgtcattttttttatcatttccttctgtaatttttttttcattattttcttctgagTCTTTGTATTTCCTTCATCATTTATTTCTGCGACATCgtacatcttctcttttcttcacctcatcttcttcgtcttcttcatcttcgtcttctcctctttctcttccatNNNNNNNNNNNNNNNNNNNNNNNNNNNNNNNNNNNNNNNNNNNNNNNNNNNNNNNNNNNNNNNNNNNNNNNNNNNNNNNNGTTAATTCATATTCAACCCATATTTTGTAACATGGTACAAGAGATCAACATCTTTATCCTCGCATGATGCATATATCACGATAACTTAGGTTTAAGTTCTCTCTTAATTAAATGATAAAGCATGAAGAATTTCAGAAATGCTTTacgaatatttgatttttttaaagatatcccAATCCATCCCAAACTTGTTTGGGATGGATTGGGACACCNNNNNNNNNNNNNNNNNNNNNNNNNNNNNNNNNNNNNNNNNNNNNNNNNNNNNNNNNNNNNNNNNNNNNNNNNNNNNNNNNNNNNNNNNNNNNNNNNNNNNNNNNNNNNNNNNNNNNNNNNNNNNNNNNNNNNNNNNNNNNNNNNNNNNNNNNNNNNNNNNNNNNNNNNNNNNNNNNNNNNNNNNNNNNNNNNNNNNNNNNNNNNNNNNNNNNNNNNNNNNNNNNNNNNNNNNNNNNNNNNNNNNNNNNNNNNNNNNNNNNNNNNNNCTATTGACCTGAATACAACAACCTTTTCACCTCCAGTCCACACCCGCCTGCCTCCATGATCCTACCCTGATCCCAGTTCGCTGATAAAATACCCACGTGATACTGTCTCACTCAAACCGCATATAAAAGCAGGCGGGCACGGGAGTCGTTAGTGCTGGGTCTTCACTCGCCACAGTCTTCAGAGCTCTGGAAGTGAAGGAATCCTGAGATGGCAGACGTCAAGTTCTTCTTGGTGTTGGCAGCACTGACTCTTGCTTCTGTGTCGGCACGTGAGTAGTGGGAAggcagttgtgtgtgtttgtgaggcgTGTGTTTAAGTGTTTATAGTTTTGCATGTTTAGATTGATATATGgtagtttttcttttatctatctctttttttacaGTTAAATAGCATGTTTAACTTATTTGGAGTAATTAGTTTTATCTTTTCATGctcagattatagatatatatttttctttatttcttattttcttagtttATAGTTAACTAACAAGTTTAACTTTAAGTGGAGTAATGACTGTATGTCATGATAACCATTGCcataccttttttctctttttcttccataaCCACAATGAAGGCATTTTTTCTGGTCTCTCTGACAGGTCCCTCCACAGAATGTAGTTGCGATGGCTGTCTTTACCCAGACTTGAGCGACTGTTCTGCCTATTGGAAGTGTAAGTATTTTTTCTAATGACTCTTGTTAGATTGTACATATCGTTTCTCTTAAACGCGAGTACCCATACTGTAAACAGATATATCAGTAAGGATAGACAAGTACATAATTTTCCGTCTCCTATGCTCCCTTGGCGCGCTGTAGGCCAGGGCGGACGCGCCGTGGAGCAGCGCTGCGACCACGGCCTCCAATTCAACCCGACACCTCCCGCTGCGAGGCCGCCGTCAGGGTGGAGTGCTCGAAGACCGTCCGGCTGGTGGGCGACTTCGCCTCCGAGACGTGCGTGGACCGGCGCGCAGACTGCCCAGTCTTCGCCGCTGCTGGAGGATGCGAATGCCGCGGGGACGACTGCGACTGGCCGGCCTACGTCGTCAGCTCCTGTCCGAAGTCGTGCGACATGTGCGGCGCGCAGAGCAAATTCAAGCCGTGGTGGATCGACTCGAGCGAAGAGGACTCGAGTGAGGAGGACTCGAGTGAGGAGGGCGGCTGGAAGCCCTGGTGGAAGGACTCGAGCGAAGAGGACTCCAGCGAGGAGAGCGGCGAGAGCGGATCCAGCGAGGAGAGCGGCGAGGGCGGATCCAGCGAGAGCAACGAAGGGGGCTCCAGCGAAGGAAACGGCAGTGGGGAAAATGGCTCCAACGAAGAAACAGAAGCTCCTGAGACTAAGCCTCCTCTTCCACCCACAGCCGCCCCCACAACGCGACCACCTCTCCCGCCCACAGCCGCCCCCACAACGcgaccacctcccccacccacagcCGCCCCCACAACGcgaccacctcccccacccacagcCGCTCCCACAACAcgaccacctcccccacccacagcCGCCCCCACAACAcgaccacctcccccacccacagcCGCCCCCACAACCGAGGAACCATCCAAGCCCGGGAANNNNNNNNNNNNNNNNNNNNNNNNNNNNNNNNNNNNNNNNNNNNNNNNNNNNNNNNNNNNNNNNNNNNNNNNNNNNNNNNNNNNNNNNNNNNNNNNNNNNNNNNNNNNNNNNNNNNNNNNNNNNNNNNNNNNNNNNNNNNNNNNNNNNGGCCACGACCCCCTGTGTCACCGCTGAACCTTGTGTCAAAAGTCACGGTAAGAACTAGATTTTGAGGACTGCGAATATTCAGTCTCTGAATCATCAAACTGCTGACTAACAaatctatttcttatttattaaatcatttgttatatctattacatttatattcattacNNNNNNNNNNNNNNNNNNTACATCTATTGTGACTGatattcttttgtctttcttttctNNNNNNNNNNNNNNNNNNNNNNNNNNNNNNNNNNNNNNNNNNNNNNNNNNNNNNNNNNNNNNNNNNNNNNNNNNNNNNNNNNNNNNNNNNNNNNNNNNNNNNNNNNNNNNNNNNNNNNNNNNNNNNNNNNNNNNNNNNNNNNNNNNNNNNNNNNNNCCTTTCTCGGGCGATGATTTCACTCAACATTCACCTGAATGCCTACCAATCCATAATGCAGTTTCCCCAACCGCCGCCTAAACGTCTCAATCAAAAATGTCCAATCTcatcctcattcctcttctccctcccttctacgcAGACAAGCATTGCCGTAAAGGAAACGGACGGTATGCCATCGACGGGAAGAAGACTGAATATTACCTGTGCCACTTAGGAGTATCGTATCTTCTTCACTGTCCCAATGAAGGAACCTTTAACCGTCACACTGCGTCCTGTGTTTATAAGGACCTTACTGCCATTAAGAAGGTAGTCGCATAGACGGCAAGAGAGGGCGTAGTTTGAGTTAGAATATAAGTATAAGCTAGTTAAATAAAGCTGTAATCTGAAATCTGTCNNNNNNNNNNNNNNNNNNNNNNNNNNNNNNNNNNNNNNNNNNNNNNNNNNNNNNNNNNNNNNNNNNNNNNNNNNNNNNNNNNNNNNNNNNNNNNNNNNNNNNNNNNNNNNNNNNNNNNNNNNNNNNNNNNNNNNNNNNNNNNNNNNNNNNNNNNNNNNNNNNNNNNNNNNNNNNNNNNNNNNNNNNNNNNNNNNNNNNNNNNNNNNNNNNNNNNNNNNNNNNNNNNNNNNNNNNNNNNNNNNNNNNNNNNNNNNNNNNNNNNNNNNNNNNNNNNNNNNNNNNNNNNNNNNNNNNNNNNNNNNNNNNNNNNNNNNNNNNNNNNNNNNNNNNNNNNNNNNNNNNNNNNNNNNNNNNNNNNNNNNNNNNNNNNNNNNNNNNNNNNNNNNNNNNNNNNNNNNNNNNNNNNNNNNNNNNNNNNNNNNNNNNNNNNNNNNNNNNNNNNNNNNNNNNNNNNNNNNNNNNNNNNNNNNNNNNNNNNNNNNNNNNNNNNNNNNNNNNNNNNNNNNNNNNNNNNNNNNNNNNNNNNNNNNNNNNNNNNNNNNNNNNNNNNNNNNNNNNNNNNNNNNNNNNNNNNNNNNNNNNNNNNNNNNNNNNNNNNNNNNNNNNNNNNNNNNNNNNNNNNNNNNNNNNNNNNNNNNNNNNNNNNNNNNNNNNNNNNNNNNNNNNNNNNNNNNNNNNNNNNNNNNNNNNNNNNNNNNNNNNNNNNNNNNNNNNNNNNNNNNNNNNNNNNNNNNNNNNNNNNNNNNNNNNNNNNNNNNNNNNNNNNNNNNNNNNNNNNNNNNNNNNNNNNNNNNNNNNNNNNNNNNNNNNNNNNNNNNNNNNNNNNNNNNNNNNNNNNNNNNNNNNNNNNNNNNNNNNNNNNNNNNNNNNNNNNNNNNNNNNNNNNNNNNNNNNNNNNNNNNNNNNNNNNNNNNNNNNNNNNNNNNNNNNNNNNNNNNNNNNNNNNNNNNNNNNNNNNNNNNACGTAACTAAATAAAAACCTAGAAATGCCATATGTAATTTGTGAAGAAATAACGAAAGGCTAAACAGTTCATGCCATATCACTGTTATGATTGTTCTCGACCAGGTTATTGCTCTCAGCTCTAAAGTACACTTTTATATGCACCAATACAATGAACGTGGCTGCATATTGCACCAGTGCGTAAAAATTTACCCATTATCGTTGTGCCTGATAGNNNNNNNNNNNNNNNNNNNNNNNNNNNNNNNNNNNNNNNNNNNNNNNNNNNNNNNNNNNNNNNNNNNNNNNNNNTCCCACAAACGGGACAATGGCCACAGACCAGTCATGGAAACGGANNNNNNNNNNNNNNNNNNNNNNNNNNNNNNNNNNNNNNNNNNNNNNNNNNNNNNNNNNNNNNNNNNNNNNNNNNNNNNNNNNNNNNNNNNNNNNNNNNNNNNNNNNNNNNNNNNNNNNNNNNNNNNNNNNNNNNNNNNNNNNNNNNNNNNNNNNNNNNNNNNNNNNNNNNNNNNNNNNNNNNNNNNNNNNNNNNNNNNNNNNNNNNNNNNNNNNNNNNNNNNNNNNNNNNNNNNNNNNNNNNNNNNNNNNNNNNNNNNNNNNNNNNNNNNNNNNNNNNNNNNNNNNNNNNNNNNNNNNNNNNNNNNNNNNNNNNNNNNNNNNNNNNNNNNNNNNNNNNNNNNNNNNNNNNNNNNNNNNNNNNNNNNNNNNNNNNNNNNNNNNNNNNNNNNNNNNNNNNNNNNNNNNNNNNNNNNNNNNNNNNNNNNNNNNNNNNNNNNNNNNNNNNNNNNNNNNNNNNNNNNNNNNNNNNNNNNNNNNNNNNNNNNNNNNNNNNNNACCCATCAACCAGCACCGGAACCCCCATACACAGCTAAAGCCCTCAACTACAGCAGACAGAGTAAGATCACAAAAATGTCAGGAGTTTTCCATAACTCAGCAGACAACAGCATCTAACAGCAGAGGCCTTAAAATGCTCCAACCGCAGAAGTGCATGTACTCCAAACAACGTTTCGAAATGCATACATGGAACGCCTATCAATCACACAACCAAGCACCTCTCGCAGCCCATCGTCCACTCGAATAGTCTTGCAGAGCGGTTGCATTTTCATGCGAAGCAGAAGCTGAAGCTCAgtagtcaaaaaattttttcaacgaTACACAACATGCATGCCAAACCCTAATATGGCTAATCTTTNNNNNNNNNNNNNNNN
Encoded proteins:
- the LOC119591421 gene encoding LOW QUALITY PROTEIN: cell wall protein SED1-like (The sequence of the model RefSeq protein was modified relative to this genomic sequence to represent the inferred CDS: inserted 1 base in 1 codon; added 265 bases not found in genome assembly) gives rise to the protein MADVKFFLVLAALTLASVSARPSTECSCDGCLYPDLSDCSAYWKCQGGRAVEQRCDHGLQFXPDTSRCEAAVRVECSKTVRLVGDFASETCVDRRADCPVFAAAGGCECRGDDCDWPAYVVSSCPKSCDMCGAQSKFKPWWIDSSEEDSSEEDSSEEGGWKPWWKDSSEEDSSEESGESGSSEESGEGGSSESNEGGSSEGNGSGENGSNEETEAPETKPPLPPTAAPTTRPPLPPTAAPTTRPPPPPTAAPTTRPPPHPTPPPTTRPPPPDLAAPTSRPPPPPTAAPTTEEPSKPGNCGVDCSQGQYHPHPTDCHMFIQCTPYGPQEMPCAPGTVWDQDLLTCNHEATTPCVTAEPCVKSHDKHCRKGNGRYAIDGKKTEYYLCHLGVSYLLHCPNEGTFNRHTASCVYKDLTAIKKVVA